In one Streptomyces marincola genomic region, the following are encoded:
- a CDS encoding RNA degradosome polyphosphate kinase, with protein sequence MTQKTRPRQGRSRTVPPPAEPSERGEPESVPEAALDAEPEADAGAAADTSARGAKGGADGAGAELPADRFLDRERSWLAFNERVLEMAEDPATPLLERTKFLSIFASNLDEFFMVRVAGLKRRIATGVATRSVTGRPPREVLETIWEQAGEQMTRSAACYQSTVARQLADEGIHLLRWPDLTEQEQIRLFSLFRKKIFPVLTPLAVDPAHPFPYISGLSLNLAVVVRNPATGHKHFARVKVPPLLSRFLEASPQRYVPVEDIIAAHLEELFRGMEVLAHHVFRVTRNEDLEVEEDDAENLLQALEKELLRRRFGPPVRLEVEESIDDEVLDLLVRELKIRREEVFAVPGPLDLTGLAAIAELDRPELKYPKFVAGTHRDLAEVESASPPDIFAALRERDVLLHHPYDSFSTSVQAFLEQAAADPDVLAIKQTLYRTSGDSPIVDALIDAAESGKQVLVLVEIKARFDEHANIKWARKLEEAGCHVVYGLVGLKTHCKLSLVVRQEGEDLRRYAHVGTGNYHPKTARFYEDLGLLTADPEVGADLSDLFNRLSGYSRRDNYRRLLVAPRNLREGLIARIRREVEHHRAGRPAWVRMKANAIVDEAVIDELYRASQAGVPVDIWARGICAVRPGVPGLSENIRVRSVLGRFLEHSRVYAFGGGGESEVWLGSPDLMHRNLDRRIEVLVRVTDPAHRSTLTRLLATGTADSTASWHLGPDGRWTRHAVDEEGRPLRNVQEMLIEARRKRRGA encoded by the coding sequence ATGACCCAGAAGACGCGACCCAGGCAGGGCCGCTCGCGCACCGTGCCACCGCCGGCGGAACCGAGCGAGCGCGGCGAGCCGGAATCGGTCCCGGAGGCGGCCCTCGACGCGGAACCGGAGGCGGACGCGGGCGCGGCGGCGGACACGAGCGCGCGGGGGGCTAAGGGCGGCGCGGACGGCGCCGGCGCCGAGCTGCCCGCCGACCGCTTCCTGGACCGGGAACGCAGCTGGCTGGCGTTCAACGAGCGCGTTCTGGAGATGGCCGAGGACCCGGCGACGCCGCTGCTTGAGCGGACGAAGTTCCTGTCGATCTTCGCCAGCAACCTGGACGAGTTCTTCATGGTGCGGGTCGCCGGGCTCAAGCGCCGCATCGCCACCGGCGTGGCGACCCGTTCCGTCACCGGCCGGCCGCCCCGCGAGGTGCTGGAGACGATCTGGGAGCAGGCCGGGGAGCAGATGACCCGCAGCGCCGCCTGCTACCAGAGCACGGTGGCGCGGCAGCTGGCCGACGAGGGCATCCACCTGCTGCGCTGGCCCGATCTGACCGAGCAGGAGCAGATCCGGCTGTTCTCGCTGTTCCGGAAGAAGATCTTCCCGGTGCTGACGCCGCTCGCCGTGGACCCGGCGCACCCGTTCCCCTACATATCGGGGCTCTCGCTCAACCTGGCCGTCGTCGTGCGCAACCCGGCCACCGGGCACAAGCACTTCGCCCGGGTGAAGGTGCCGCCGCTGCTGTCCCGTTTCCTTGAGGCGTCGCCGCAGCGCTACGTGCCGGTCGAGGACATCATCGCCGCGCACCTGGAGGAGCTGTTCCGCGGCATGGAGGTCCTCGCCCACCACGTGTTCCGGGTCACGCGGAACGAGGACCTGGAGGTCGAGGAGGACGACGCGGAGAACCTGCTCCAGGCCCTGGAGAAGGAGCTGCTGCGCCGCCGCTTCGGGCCGCCGGTGCGCCTTGAGGTCGAGGAGTCCATCGACGACGAGGTCCTCGACCTGCTCGTGCGCGAGCTGAAGATCCGGCGCGAGGAGGTGTTCGCGGTGCCGGGGCCGCTCGACCTGACCGGGCTCGCGGCGATCGCGGAGCTGGACCGGCCCGAGCTGAAGTACCCGAAGTTCGTCGCCGGGACGCACCGGGACCTCGCCGAGGTGGAGTCGGCCTCGCCCCCTGACATCTTCGCCGCGCTGCGCGAGCGGGACGTGCTGCTGCACCACCCCTACGACTCGTTCTCCACCTCGGTGCAGGCGTTCCTCGAACAGGCCGCGGCCGACCCGGACGTGCTGGCGATCAAGCAGACGCTGTACCGCACCTCGGGCGACTCGCCGATCGTCGACGCGCTGATCGACGCGGCCGAGTCGGGCAAGCAGGTGCTGGTGCTGGTGGAGATCAAGGCCAGGTTCGACGAGCACGCGAACATCAAGTGGGCGCGCAAGCTCGAAGAGGCCGGCTGCCACGTCGTGTACGGCCTGGTCGGGCTGAAGACGCACTGCAAGCTGTCGCTCGTGGTCCGGCAGGAGGGCGAGGACCTGCGCCGCTACGCGCACGTCGGCACGGGGAACTACCACCCGAAGACCGCGCGGTTCTACGAGGACCTGGGGCTGCTGACCGCCGACCCCGAGGTCGGCGCGGACCTGTCCGACCTGTTCAACCGGCTGTCCGGCTACTCGCGGCGCGACAACTACCGGCGGCTGCTGGTCGCGCCGCGCAATCTGCGCGAGGGCCTGATCGCGCGCATCCGCCGCGAGGTGGAGCACCACAGGGCCGGGCGTCCTGCCTGGGTGCGGATGAAGGCCAACGCGATCGTCGACGAGGCCGTGATCGACGAGCTGTACCGGGCCTCGCAGGCCGGGGTGCCCGTGGACATCTGGGCGCGCGGCATCTGCGCGGTGCGGCCGGGGGTGCCGGGTCTCTCGGAGAACATCCGGGTGCGCAGCGTGCTGGGCCGGTTCCTCGAACACTCGCGCGTCTACGCGTTCGGCGGCGGCGGCGAGAGCGAGGTGTGGCTGGGCAGTCCCGACCTGATGCACCGCAACCTCGACCGGCGGATCGAGGTGCTGGTGCGCGTGACCGATCCCGCGCACCGCTCGACCCTCACCCGCCTGCTGGCCACGGGCACGGCGGACAGCACGGCCTCGTGGCACCTCGGGCCCGACGGCCGCTGGACGCGGCACGCGGTGGACGAGGAGGGCCGGCCGCTGCGCAACGTGCAGGAGATGCTGATCGAGGCGCGGAGGAAGCGGCGTGGCGCCTGA
- a CDS encoding class I SAM-dependent methyltransferase, producing MAEGTATRGTTNPNRLRRMDRWIADLHGPALRRAPGPPLAVDLGYGAAPWTAVELWHRLARVRPGTRVAGVEIDPERVAAAAGYRRPGLDFVRGGFELPLPGGERPLLIRAANVLRQYPEHEVNGAWARLCARLAPGGLLVEGTCDEVGRRHVWVALGPEGPRTVTFAARLAGLGAPSELAERLPKALIHRNVPGEPVHAFLRDFDRAWAAAAPYGPLGARQRWVRAVASLSGGWPLADGPRRWRQGEVTVRWPALAPRQAPRPRP from the coding sequence ATGGCGGAAGGGACGGCGACCCGGGGCACCACCAACCCCAACCGGCTGCGGCGCATGGACCGCTGGATCGCGGACCTGCACGGCCCCGCGCTGCGCCGGGCGCCCGGGCCGCCGCTCGCGGTCGACCTCGGCTACGGCGCGGCGCCGTGGACCGCGGTGGAGCTGTGGCACCGCCTCGCGCGCGTGCGCCCCGGCACCCGCGTGGCGGGCGTGGAGATCGACCCGGAACGGGTGGCCGCGGCGGCCGGGTACCGGCGGCCGGGCCTCGACTTCGTGCGCGGCGGGTTCGAGCTGCCCCTGCCCGGCGGTGAACGCCCGCTGCTGATCCGGGCCGCGAACGTGCTGCGCCAGTACCCCGAGCACGAGGTGAACGGCGCGTGGGCCCGGCTGTGCGCCCGGCTCGCGCCCGGCGGGCTGCTGGTCGAGGGCACGTGCGACGAGGTCGGGCGCCGGCACGTGTGGGTGGCGCTCGGCCCCGAGGGGCCGAGGACCGTCACGTTCGCCGCCCGCCTCGCGGGCCTCGGCGCCCCGTCCGAGCTGGCGGAACGGCTCCCGAAGGCGCTGATCCACCGCAACGTGCCCGGCGAGCCCGTGCACGCGTTCCTGCGCGACTTCGACCGGGCCTGGGCCGCCGCCGCGCCCTACGGCCCGCTCGGCGCGCGCCAGCGGTGGGTGCGCGCGGTCGCCTCGCTGTCCGGCGGCTGGCCGCTCGCGGACGGGCCGCGCCGCTGGCGGCAGGGCGAGGTCACGGTGCGCTGGCCGGCCCTCGCGCCTCGTCAGGCCCCGCGGCCCCGGCCCTGA
- a CDS encoding metallophosphoesterase family protein, protein MGKLVAISDLHVRYEENRHIVERLRPDEDDDWLLVAGDVGEMFEDIEWALRLLSGRFAKVVWVPGNHELWTPPDDPVTLKGEARYRRLVEMCRGLGVVTPEDPFPVFEGAGGPAVIAPLFLLYDYTFRPPGTFTKAQALDVAEAAGVVCTDEFLLKPEPYAGAEDWCRARLAFTEARLRNELPSGVPVVMVNHWPMVREPTRVLRYPEFALWCGTEATEDWPRRFGAAAVVYGHLHIPRLIHHDGVPHQEVSLGYPREWQPRAQAPGRLVPVLPSEAVAGR, encoded by the coding sequence ATGGGGAAGTTGGTGGCCATCAGCGATCTGCATGTGCGGTACGAGGAGAACCGGCACATCGTGGAACGGCTGCGGCCCGACGAGGACGACGACTGGCTCCTGGTGGCCGGTGACGTCGGCGAGATGTTCGAGGACATCGAGTGGGCGCTGAGGCTGCTGAGCGGCCGGTTCGCCAAGGTCGTGTGGGTCCCGGGCAACCACGAGCTGTGGACGCCGCCGGACGACCCGGTGACGCTGAAGGGCGAGGCGCGTTACCGGCGCCTGGTGGAGATGTGCCGCGGCCTCGGTGTGGTGACGCCCGAGGACCCCTTCCCGGTGTTCGAGGGAGCGGGCGGGCCGGCCGTGATCGCCCCGCTGTTCCTGCTGTACGACTACACCTTCCGCCCGCCGGGGACGTTCACCAAGGCCCAGGCGCTCGACGTCGCGGAGGCGGCCGGGGTGGTGTGCACGGACGAGTTCCTGCTGAAGCCCGAGCCGTACGCGGGCGCGGAGGACTGGTGCCGGGCGCGGCTGGCGTTCACCGAGGCCAGGCTGAGGAACGAACTGCCGTCCGGCGTCCCGGTGGTGATGGTCAACCACTGGCCGATGGTGCGCGAGCCCACGCGCGTGCTGCGCTATCCGGAGTTCGCGCTGTGGTGCGGTACCGAGGCCACGGAGGACTGGCCGCGCCGCTTCGGCGCCGCCGCCGTGGTGTACGGGCACCTGCACATCCCGCGGCTGATCCATCACGACGGCGTGCCGCACCAGGAGGTGTCGCTCGGGTATCCGCGCGAGTGGCAGCCGCGCGCGCAGGCGCCGGGCCGGCTGGTGCCCGTCCTTCCCTCGGAGGCGGTGGCGGGGCGATGA
- a CDS encoding GNAT family N-acetyltransferase: MVYTIRQTRREDWQLLRDLRLAALKDPVAPVAFFEPYDEALALTRGDWERRASGRARVTFIGETESGVWGGMVGAFVRDDHVWVVGVYMRPEHRGTGLAGALMRAAIDWAGGRETRLRVHENNARAARFYASLGFRPTGGAEIDPRDPALKAYELVFTPRAPGTAAPSGERAEA; this comes from the coding sequence ATGGTGTACACCATCCGTCAGACGCGCCGCGAGGACTGGCAGCTGCTGCGCGACCTGCGCCTCGCCGCCCTCAAGGACCCGGTCGCCCCCGTCGCGTTCTTCGAGCCGTACGACGAGGCGCTGGCGCTGACGCGCGGCGACTGGGAGCGCAGGGCGTCCGGCCGGGCCCGGGTCACCTTCATAGGGGAGACGGAGTCCGGTGTGTGGGGCGGGATGGTCGGCGCCTTCGTCCGGGACGACCACGTCTGGGTCGTGGGCGTCTACATGCGGCCCGAGCACCGCGGCACGGGCCTGGCCGGGGCGCTGATGCGGGCCGCGATCGACTGGGCGGGCGGGCGCGAGACCCGGCTGCGGGTGCACGAGAACAATGCGCGGGCCGCCAGGTTCTACGCCTCGCTCGGCTTCCGCCCGACCGGCGGGGCCGAAATCGATCCCCGGGACCCGGCGTTGAAGGCGTACGAGCTGGTCTTCACGCCGCGGGCGCCCGGCACGGCGGCGCCTTCGGGCGAGAGGGCGGAAGCGTGA
- a CDS encoding pentapeptide repeat-containing protein has translation MSARHEPPAYLRADCGSCQGLCCVALPFAASADFPVDKPAGRACANLADDSSCRVHAHLRERGWTGCTVFDCFGAGQRVSRETFGGRGWRGDPAVAGPMFRVFPVVRALHELLWYVHQALAMEAAAPVHPGLRRAAVDLDRRAGADPGDLAALDVTAVRDEVNPLLLRAGELVRAGVPGPHRDHRGADLTGARLRGAALRGASLRGARFLGADLTGADLRVADVTGADFRDADLSGADLTGALFLTQAQLTAARGDGATRLPDGLVRPGHWSRGRTAAVRPARPHGRRSGRRGAARRR, from the coding sequence GTGAGCGCACGGCACGAGCCGCCGGCGTACCTGCGTGCCGACTGCGGCAGTTGCCAGGGGCTCTGCTGTGTCGCGCTGCCCTTCGCCGCCTCCGCGGACTTCCCCGTGGACAAGCCCGCCGGCCGGGCGTGCGCGAACCTGGCGGACGACTCCAGCTGCCGCGTCCACGCCCACCTGCGGGAGCGCGGTTGGACGGGCTGCACTGTCTTCGACTGCTTCGGCGCGGGACAGCGGGTGTCGCGCGAGACGTTCGGCGGTCGCGGCTGGCGGGGCGATCCGGCGGTGGCGGGACCGATGTTCAGGGTCTTCCCCGTGGTGCGGGCCCTGCATGAACTCCTGTGGTACGTGCACCAGGCGCTGGCCATGGAGGCCGCGGCCCCCGTGCACCCCGGGCTGCGGCGCGCGGCCGTCGACCTGGACCGGCGCGCGGGCGCCGACCCGGGCGACCTCGCCGCCCTCGACGTCACCGCGGTCAGGGACGAGGTCAACCCGCTGCTGCTGCGGGCCGGCGAGCTGGTGCGGGCCGGGGTGCCGGGCCCGCACCGCGATCACCGGGGGGCCGATCTCACCGGGGCCAGGCTGCGCGGCGCGGCCCTGCGGGGTGCGAGCCTGCGCGGCGCCCGGTTCCTGGGTGCCGACCTCACCGGCGCCGACCTGCGGGTGGCGGACGTCACCGGCGCGGATTTCCGTGACGCCGACCTGAGCGGCGCCGACCTCACCGGGGCCCTGTTCCTCACCCAGGCCCAGCTGACCGCCGCGCGCGGTGACGGCGCCACCCGGTTGCCGGACGGGCTCGTCCGCCCCGGCCACTGGTCCCGCGGGCGGACCGCCGCCGTCCGCCCGGCCCGGCCGCACGGGCGGCGTTCCGGCCGGCGGGGCGCGGCGCGGCGGCGCTGA
- the soxR gene encoding redox-sensitive transcriptional activator SoxR, which translates to MAPRIVKELTIGQLAQRSGVATSALRFYEDRGLISSRRTSGNQRRYPRDMLRRVAFIRVSQNVGMPLGAIHAALERLPEGRTPTKEDWAEVSGYWRRDLDARIRQLSRLRDELTECIGCGCLSLESCMLANPDDICGERGQGPRRLIEEDPDAAPGSAPAGDCAAEAYEDCAEAYAGCDSR; encoded by the coding sequence ATGGCTCCGCGCATCGTCAAGGAACTCACCATCGGCCAGCTCGCCCAGCGCAGCGGCGTGGCGACCTCGGCGCTCAGGTTCTACGAGGACCGCGGACTGATCTCCAGCCGCCGCACCTCGGGCAACCAGCGCCGCTACCCGCGGGACATGCTGCGCCGCGTGGCGTTCATCCGGGTCTCGCAGAACGTCGGCATGCCCCTGGGCGCGATCCACGCCGCGCTCGAACGGCTGCCCGAGGGCCGCACGCCGACCAAGGAGGACTGGGCCGAGGTCTCCGGCTACTGGCGCAGGGACCTCGACGCCCGCATCCGGCAGCTGTCGCGCCTGCGCGACGAGCTGACCGAGTGCATCGGCTGCGGCTGCCTCTCGCTGGAGAGCTGCATGCTCGCCAACCCCGACGACATCTGCGGCGAACGCGGCCAGGGGCCGCGCCGACTGATCGAAGAGGACCCGGACGCCGCGCCGGGGAGCGCACCGGCGGGGGACTGCGCCGCCGAGGCGTACGAGGACTGCGCCGAGGCGTACGCCGGCTGCGATTCCCGCTGA
- a CDS encoding 4'-phosphopantetheinyl transferase family protein has protein sequence MFRGLLPEPVAVVETAQDVADPGLFPEEAERIAAAVDERRREFGTVRYCARSALAGLGGPRVPLLPGERGAPRWPDGFVGTMTHCRGYRAAAVARAADMDGVGMDVEPNEPLRDSGVLNLIALPEERAALPGLAARRPDVAWDRLIFSAKESVYKVWFPLTRKWLDFEEAVIEPDPDAGTFRARLLVPGPVVNGVRLGGFTGRWDVRDGLVGTAIGLVRERAAGPAAGPAAAPDGPDGGRGSVTGAVPS, from the coding sequence CTGTTCCGCGGGCTGCTGCCCGAGCCGGTCGCGGTCGTGGAGACCGCGCAGGACGTGGCGGACCCGGGCCTGTTCCCCGAGGAGGCGGAACGTATCGCCGCGGCCGTCGACGAGCGGCGCAGGGAGTTCGGGACGGTGCGGTACTGCGCCCGTTCCGCGCTGGCCGGGCTCGGCGGGCCGCGCGTTCCGCTGCTGCCGGGCGAACGCGGTGCGCCGCGGTGGCCGGACGGGTTCGTCGGCACGATGACGCACTGCCGCGGCTACCGGGCCGCGGCGGTGGCCAGGGCGGCGGACATGGACGGCGTCGGGATGGACGTCGAGCCGAACGAGCCGTTGCGCGACTCGGGCGTGCTGAACCTGATCGCGCTGCCCGAGGAGCGGGCCGCGCTGCCCGGGCTGGCCGCGCGGCGGCCCGACGTGGCGTGGGACCGGCTGATCTTCAGCGCCAAGGAGAGCGTCTACAAGGTCTGGTTCCCGCTGACGCGCAAGTGGCTCGACTTCGAGGAGGCGGTGATCGAGCCCGACCCGGACGCGGGGACGTTCAGGGCGCGGCTGCTGGTGCCGGGGCCGGTCGTGAACGGGGTGCGGCTCGGCGGTTTCACCGGCCGCTGGGACGTGCGCGACGGCCTGGTGGGCACCGCGATCGGGCTGGTGCGCGAGCGCGCGGCCGGGCCCGCCGCCGGGCCCGCTGCGGCGCCGGACGGCCCGGACGGCGGGCGCGGCAGCGTAACGGGGGCCGTGCCCTCGTAG
- a CDS encoding NUDIX hydrolase, whose amino-acid sequence MAPEGGPASGSGARAESGPPEVRAAGCVLWRRAEAGGIEFALVHRPKHGDWSHPKGKLQRDEAPVAAARREVREETGAEIVLGRRLTTQRYLAQGRPKEVDYWAAEAVSGEFVPNDEIDRMLWLPPAEARGTLSHPANRALLDEALATLDGALSRPGAASVPGVSGGGRSGGGSSVQGRGRGA is encoded by the coding sequence GTGGCGCCTGAGGGCGGGCCCGCGTCCGGGAGCGGGGCGCGTGCGGAGTCCGGGCCGCCCGAGGTGCGGGCGGCGGGGTGCGTGCTGTGGCGCCGGGCGGAGGCGGGCGGGATCGAGTTCGCCCTCGTGCACCGGCCCAAGCACGGCGACTGGTCGCACCCCAAGGGGAAGCTGCAACGGGACGAGGCGCCCGTGGCGGCGGCCCGGCGCGAGGTGCGCGAGGAGACGGGCGCGGAGATCGTGCTCGGTCGGCGGCTGACGACGCAGCGCTACCTGGCGCAGGGGCGGCCCAAGGAGGTCGACTACTGGGCGGCCGAGGCGGTGTCGGGCGAGTTCGTGCCGAACGACGAGATCGACCGGATGCTGTGGCTGCCGCCCGCCGAGGCCCGCGGCACGCTGTCGCACCCGGCGAACCGCGCGCTGCTCGACGAGGCGCTTGCCACGCTGGACGGGGCGCTGTCCCGGCCGGGCGCCGCCTCCGTGCCCGGGGTGTCCGGTGGCGGGCGGTCCGGTGGCGGGTCGTCCGTTCAGGGCCGGGGCCGCGGGGCCTGA
- the mshD gene encoding mycothiol synthase, translated as MSDVLVRDLVTEDERQIVLRLIAAAAREDGQSAVSEQGRLLLRGGARAGVRHLLMRREGALVGYAQLNGTDPVEAPSGELVIHPDYRGRRYGRVLGEALLAESGRRLRLWAHGGHPAARHLAQMLGLTLFRELRQLRRPLGGLDLPDPVLPAGVRVRTFEPGKDDAAWLDLNARAFAHHPEQGALTQEDLDARKAESWFDPAGFFLAVRETGAEEGGLVGFHWTKAHAAEGLGEVYVLGVAPGAQGSGLGRALTTIGLRYLADPGRGPELDTAMLYVDADNVPAVRVYEGLGFRTFETDLMYRTES; from the coding sequence ATGAGCGACGTCTTGGTGCGGGACCTGGTGACGGAGGACGAACGGCAGATCGTGCTGCGGCTGATCGCGGCGGCGGCCCGGGAGGACGGGCAGAGCGCCGTGTCGGAGCAGGGCCGGCTGCTGTTGCGTGGGGGCGCGCGGGCAGGCGTGCGCCACTTGTTGATGCGCCGAGAGGGTGCGCTGGTCGGCTACGCGCAGCTGAACGGCACCGACCCGGTGGAGGCGCCCTCGGGTGAACTCGTGATCCACCCCGACTACCGCGGACGCAGGTACGGCCGCGTGCTCGGCGAGGCGCTGCTCGCGGAGTCGGGGCGCAGGCTGCGGCTGTGGGCGCACGGCGGGCACCCGGCCGCGCGGCACCTGGCGCAGATGCTGGGGCTCACGCTCTTCCGCGAGCTGCGCCAGCTGCGCAGGCCGCTCGGCGGGCTCGACCTGCCGGATCCTGTGCTGCCCGCGGGGGTGCGGGTGCGCACGTTCGAGCCGGGCAAGGACGACGCGGCGTGGCTCGACCTGAACGCGCGGGCGTTCGCGCACCACCCCGAGCAGGGGGCGCTGACGCAGGAGGATCTCGACGCGCGGAAGGCCGAGTCGTGGTTCGACCCGGCCGGGTTCTTCCTCGCCGTGCGGGAGACGGGGGCGGAGGAGGGCGGGCTGGTCGGCTTCCACTGGACGAAGGCGCACGCCGCCGAGGGGCTGGGCGAGGTGTACGTGCTCGGGGTCGCGCCCGGGGCGCAGGGCTCGGGCCTCGGCCGCGCCCTGACCACCATCGGGCTGCGGTACCTGGCGGACCCGGGGCGCGGCCCGGAACTGGACACGGCGATGCTGTACGTGGACGCGGACAACGTTCCGGCGGTGCGCGTGTACGAGGGCCTGGGCTTCCGCACGTTCGAGACCGACCTGATGTACCGGACGGAGTCCTGA
- a CDS encoding bifunctional metallophosphatase/5'-nucleotidase, with protein sequence MHARKYRLTATVAALAAAAAVLTLSPAAQAARDGAAPSAADAADGSGGWQPVPDRTVDLQILALNDLHGALEPPSGSGGQLIHEHEDGTTETLTAGGVEYLATGLREARRGHERSVTVAAGDLVGATPLLSGLFHDEPTIEALNALEMDVAGVGNHEFDEGWEELVRLQEGGCHPVDGCYAQGREFTGADFPYLAANVVDEDTGEPILEPYTVRRLNGVRVGFIGVTLEGTADIVTRAGIEGLEFRDEVETINRYTAELADQGVHAVIALVHEGGYPEADAYNADCDAAGGGLSGPITDIAARTDARVDALVTGHTHQPYVCTLPDPSGRDRLVTSAASNGRLFTELNMRYDRLTRDIVRTSVEGTNRVVDREQERAPDLTELIAYWNGLAAPVANEPIGWISEDIEGRGAGTPEFPLGDLIADAQLAHARELDPDADLALMNPGGVRADLVFDASGDEGDGVVTYGEGFTVQPFSNTVNILDLTGEQLLAVLTEQVSGPNEAAPKILQPSAGLAYTLDLTRAGADRVVAGSVTVNGEPLDPAATYRVAVNSFLAGGGDGFPTLAEGTDPVVGNDDMAVLAAYLTANSSAGAPLAAPPADRITVVE encoded by the coding sequence ATGCACGCACGGAAGTACAGGCTGACCGCGACCGTGGCCGCCCTGGCCGCCGCCGCGGCTGTCCTCACCCTCTCCCCCGCCGCGCAGGCGGCGCGCGACGGCGCCGCGCCCTCCGCGGCCGACGCGGCCGACGGCTCGGGCGGCTGGCAGCCGGTACCCGACCGGACCGTCGACCTCCAGATCCTGGCCCTCAACGACCTGCACGGCGCGCTCGAACCGCCGTCGGGATCGGGCGGCCAACTGATCCACGAGCACGAGGACGGCACCACCGAAACCCTCACGGCCGGCGGCGTCGAGTACCTGGCCACCGGCCTGCGCGAGGCGCGGCGCGGCCACGAGCGCTCCGTCACGGTCGCGGCCGGCGACCTGGTCGGGGCCACGCCGCTGCTCTCCGGCCTCTTCCACGACGAGCCCACGATCGAGGCGCTGAACGCGCTGGAGATGGACGTCGCCGGGGTCGGCAACCACGAGTTCGACGAGGGCTGGGAGGAGCTGGTCCGCCTCCAGGAGGGCGGCTGCCACCCGGTGGACGGCTGCTACGCGCAGGGGCGCGAGTTCACCGGCGCCGACTTCCCCTACCTGGCGGCCAACGTGGTGGACGAGGACACCGGCGAGCCCATCCTGGAGCCCTACACGGTGCGGCGGCTGAACGGCGTCCGCGTCGGCTTCATCGGCGTCACGCTCGAAGGCACCGCCGACATCGTCACCCGGGCCGGCATCGAGGGCCTGGAGTTCCGCGACGAGGTCGAGACGATCAACCGCTACACCGCGGAACTCGCCGACCAGGGCGTGCACGCCGTGATCGCGCTCGTCCACGAGGGCGGCTACCCCGAGGCCGACGCGTACAACGCGGACTGCGACGCGGCCGGCGGCGGCCTGTCGGGCCCGATCACCGACATCGCCGCGCGCACCGACGCGCGCGTCGACGCGCTCGTCACCGGGCACACCCACCAGCCCTACGTGTGCACCCTGCCCGACCCCTCGGGCCGCGACCGGCTGGTCACCTCGGCCGCCTCCAACGGCCGCCTGTTCACCGAGCTGAACATGCGGTACGACCGCCTGACCCGCGACATCGTGCGCACGTCCGTCGAGGGCACCAACCGCGTCGTGGACCGCGAGCAGGAGCGCGCCCCCGACCTGACCGAGCTGATCGCCTACTGGAACGGTCTTGCCGCCCCGGTCGCGAACGAGCCCATCGGCTGGATCTCCGAGGACATCGAGGGCCGCGGCGCCGGCACCCCCGAGTTCCCGCTCGGCGACCTGATCGCCGACGCGCAGCTCGCCCACGCCAGGGAGCTGGACCCGGACGCCGACCTGGCCCTCATGAACCCCGGCGGCGTGCGCGCCGACCTCGTCTTCGACGCCTCGGGGGACGAGGGCGACGGCGTCGTCACCTACGGCGAGGGCTTCACCGTGCAGCCGTTCTCCAACACCGTCAACATCCTCGACCTCACCGGCGAGCAGCTGCTCGCCGTCCTCACCGAGCAGGTCTCGGGGCCCAACGAGGCGGCGCCGAAGATCCTCCAGCCCTCCGCGGGGCTCGCCTACACGCTCGACCTCACCCGGGCGGGCGCCGACCGCGTCGTGGCCGGCTCGGTCACGGTGAACGGCGAACCCCTCGACCCCGCGGCCACCTACCGGGTCGCGGTCAACTCGTTCCTCGCGGGCGGAGGCGACGGGTTCCCCACCCTCGCCGAGGGCACCGACCCGGTCGTCGGCAACGACGACATGGCCGTCCTCGCCGCCTACCTGACCGCCAACTCCTCGGCCGGCGCCCCGCTCGCGGCGCCCCCGGCCGACCGCATCACCGTCGTCGAATGA